A single region of the Branchiostoma lanceolatum isolate klBraLanc5 chromosome 1, klBraLanc5.hap2, whole genome shotgun sequence genome encodes:
- the LOC136429317 gene encoding peptidase M20 domain-containing protein 2-like, with protein MSAADLKTKSNAAIQACASDLYDLSQEIWKNPELAFKEHRAHRVLTEFLENRGFRVDRHYKLETAFRAVCGEEGGLHVCVICEYDALPGIGHGCGHNLIAEVGVAAGIAIKAAIQDFKQPVKLTVMGTPAEEAGGGKNFLIQDGCFKDVDFAMMAHPFTYNVSRWRCLAVITLDVTYKGKASHPAYQTWEGTNALDAAVLCYSNISVLRQQMKPHHQVHGIIENGGTHPDVIPSETKLTFYLRAHTETELTNLEKRVIGCVESAAMATGCQVEYNFKRDASKYSNLMQNNTLATLYERNAEVLGVTNCSDESVTGAISGSTDMGNVTHVVPGIHPMFALPTDASIHSRHFTEEAGTLEAQPYALNQARALAMTAVDVICQSQLMDTIREEFKQDLAND; from the exons ATGTCTGCAGCCGATCTCAAGACAAAATCCAACGCGGCGATCCAGGCCTGCGCCTCAGATCTGTACGATCTGAGCCAGGAGATCTGGAAGAACCCCGAACTCGCCTTTAAGGAGCACCGCGCGCACAGAGTCTTGACAGAGTTCTTGGAGAATCGCGGGTTCCGTGTGGACAGACACTACAAGTTGGAGACGGCGTTCCGGGCGGTGTGCGGGGAGGAGGGCGGGCTGCACGTCTGTGTGATCTGTGAGTATGACGCCCTGCCTGGGATCGGACATGGCTGCGGGCACAACCTGATCGCAGAGGTGGGCGTGGCGGCCGGGATCGCGATCAAGGCGGCGATCCAGGATTTCAAACAACCTGTTAAG TTGACAGTGATGGGCACGCCAGCGGAGGAGGCAGGCGGCGGGAAGAACTTCctgatccaagatggctgcttcAAGGACGTCGACTTCGCCATGATGGCGCATCCCTTCACGTACAACGTTTCCCGATGGCGCTGTCTGGCCGTCATAAC CCTTGATGTGACTTACAAGGGCAAGGCCTCTCACCCGGCGTACCAGACCTGGGAGGGGACCAACGCTCTGGACGCTGCCGTCCTGTGTTACAGCAACATCTCTGTACTCAGGCAGCAGATGAAACCTCACCACCAAGTGCATG GTATCATAGAAAACGGAGGGACCCATCCTGATGTCATCCCTTCTGAGACCAAACTGACATTTTACCTGCGGGCGCACACGGAAACCGAACTGACGAACCTGGAGAAACGCGTGATCGGCTGTGTGGAGTccgctgccatggcaacaggatgTCAG GTGGAGTACAACTTTAAGAGAGACGCCTCCAAGTACTCCAACCTGATGCAGAACAACACCCTGGCCACTCTGTATGAGAGGAACGCCGAGGTCCTCGGGGTGACCAACTGTTCCGACGAGTCCGTAACCGGCGCAATTTCCGGCTCTACGGACATGGGGAACGTCACGCATGTGGTACCCGGTATCCACCCGATGTTCGCCCTACCGACAGACGCTTCTATACACTCACGCCACTTCACTGAGGAAGCAG GCACCCTTGAGGCCCAGCCCTACGCGCTGAACCAGGCCAGGGCCCTGGCCATGACAGCCGTCGACGTcatctgtcaatcacagctCATGGACACCATCAGGGAGGAGTTTAAACAAGACTTGGCAAATGATTAG
- the LOC136429329 gene encoding cytosol aminopeptidase-like: MAAHIRFARVAVEIFPTKCFSPRLHGCSNVNIPVRYCSTTAAKRGLVLGVYERGKGEGVTLTPGADLYNQQTGGKLAEFIHLAGPTIKKGKSRVFYGLDETYSAVAVVGLGPQGLGVNELEERHEGKENLRAAAASGVRQLRDILGKSTIEVDGCSDAEAVAEGASLGLFAYEDLKAEDKRKKRVETQLFKDSGSPQGWTKGRLLADGQNFARKLMEMPASHLTPTTFASITGEKFGSIGNIEFEARDRAWAESMKMGAYLSVANGSEEPPVFVEVKYRGSPDSSAAPLVLVGKGITFDSGGISLKPPAGMDMMRADMGGAATVSGAIAAIAALKLPINVVGLIPLCENMPSGKATRPGDVVTAMNGKTIQVDNTDAEGRLILADALCYAHSFNPRAIIDLATLTGAIDVALGSAAAGVFSNSRVLWNLLHDAGVGTGDRLWRMPLFNHYTAQVTHSQLADLNNIGKHGRQAGACTAAAFLREFVRCPHWAHMDIAGVMDNKDEVPYLNKGMAGRPVRTLVEFSAKLTSQKWI, translated from the exons atggcggcgcacaTTAGATTTGCTCGCGTTGCGGTCGAGATTTTCCCAACAAAATGCTTTTCCCCTCGACTCCACGGCTGCAGTAACGTTAACATTCCCGTCAGATATTGTAGCACCACGGCTGCGAAGAGAGGTTTGGTGCTGGGGGTGTACGAGAgggggaagggggagggggtgactcTGACCCCGGGGGCGGACTTGTATAACCAGCAGACCGGGGGGAAACTGGCGGAGTTCATTCATTTGGCCG GTCCAACGATAAAGAAAGGGAAGTCCAGAGTGTTCTATGGGTTGGACGAGACCTACAGCGCTGTAGCTGTGGTGGGGTTGGGCCCACAGGGGTTAGGGGTCAACGAACTCGAGGAGCGACATGAGGGGAAGGAGAATCTCAGAGCTGCAGCTGCAAGCGGAGTTAG GCAGCTGAGAGACATTTTGGGTAAATCCACCATTGAAGTGGATGGTTGTTCTGATGCAGAAGCAGTAGCAGAAGGTGCATCTCTCGGCCTGTTTGCTTACGAAGATCTCAAAGCAGAAGACAAGAGGAAGAAGCGAGTGGAGACTCAGCTTTTCAAAGACTCAGGAAGCCCTCAAGGGTGGACTAAAGGGCGCCTCCTAGCAGACGGGCAGAACTTTGCAAGGAAACTCATGGAAATGCCCGCAAGTCACCTGACACCTACTACATTTGCTAGCATCACTGGAGAAAAATTTGGGTCCATTGGTAATATAGAGTTTGAGGCAAGAGACAGAGCCTGGGCTGAGTCTATGAAGATGGGAGCCTACCTCAGCGTGGCCAATGGATCAGAAGAGCCCCCTGTCTTTGTGGAGGTGAAGTACAGGGGTAGCCCTGACAGTTCTGCAGCGCCGTTGGTGTTGGTTGGGAAGGGGATCACGTTCGACTCCGGAGGAATCTCGCTGAAGCCGCCGGCAGGGATGGACATGATGAGGGCGGACATGGGGGGAGCGGCGACGGTTTCGGGCGCGATCGCTGCCATCGCCGCGCTGAAGCTGCCAATCAATGTGGTCGGTTTGATCCCGCTGTGCGAGAACATGCCGAGCGGGAAGGCCACGCGTCCCGGAGATGTGGTGACAGCCATGAACGGGAAAACCATCCAGGTGGACAACACGGACGCGGAGGGACGACTGATCCTGGCGGACGCCTTGTGCTACGCACATTCCTTCAACCCACGAGCGATCATCGACCTCGCTACTCTTACAG GTGCAATAGATGTAGCACTAGGTTCGGCTGCAGCTGGAGTGTTCAGTAACAGCAGGGTGCTGTGGAACCTGCTACACGATGCAGGTGTCGGGACAGGTGACCGTCTGTGGAGGATGCCGCTGTTCAACCACTACACCGCACAGGTCACGCACAGCCAGCTGGCCGATCTCAACAACATAGGCAAACATGGAAG GCAAGCCGGCGCGTGCACGGCGGCAGCCTTCCTGCGAGAGTTTGTGCGGTGCCCCCATTGGGCCCACATGGATATTGCAGGCGTGATGGACAACAAGGACGAAGTGCCGTACCTGAACAAGGGCATGGCTGGGAGGCCGGTCAGGACTCTCGTGGAGTTCTCCGCCAAACTAACCAGCCAGAAATGGATTTga